The Mercurialis annua linkage group LG2, ddMerAnnu1.2, whole genome shotgun sequence genome contains a region encoding:
- the LOC126667646 gene encoding uncharacterized protein LOC126667646, whose product MDLEVLGRHALFFDDDALAAFVNSPEALVDWNSLSIDRYDVRHLLSSPPPPRNRRRLNRRSPSPDDGSLEAELDRERYLDLPSSSDNEQGLENEAEVEKPGSYNAVAFSYGAPNESSEQKSINEESTFCPPFPVPEHLLQNLPPTEKVHQIIARTAIFVSKHGAQSEIVLRVKQGDNPTFGFLLPDHDFHPYFRFLVDRQELLKSDVDGKSIESKADGDLNQMGAGALSLLGSVYGCGEDEEGMNEEALTLTKKEIDLEGAVNAENITEPPGSEQKKNSLNVGGKEEALSKPPSASFKDKSHVIKKNRSISLVRNGTAIGVKKDGDTTGSISSASDKLQPSISSSMSKVEPPVVEPPSDLKRVVDKIVEFILRNGKELEAVLVQQDTNHGRFPFLLPSNIYHPYYLKALQKAKEPRMAGKSFTSEKHASLGNGTEKKSGNKEGDTVTSGSDIPYESDRKEKFKMVIGKSKKDDNDPSSKASQSQVGVSVDAAAAILQAATKGIKDPNLEILFKTINGIGQGGNSLLSSRPQSSNQMLDQNKAAAATTKVDSSEASLTREQKLKAERLKRAKMFAAMVKSGAAPAKSETSRGLSLEPSDSGISGSDSQAVQLPGREREGDSAPVEIDTSSEIERAEKKRSADEHNERRSKRSYRSRSKRGEGEGEEEEDDVDEELKEDNNHKLSKKKRRSHHSSRSSRDRHKHRKRHASSRDRESQHRHKNTSAVDDEHQQDQDSFSDNEHRRTRHKHRHDSSSNDEPGHSRRRRRHDNSSPCDEDRQTRRRHKYYGSSDDERTHSSYRRDSSDDEHWQYQDRHKEGRSSDDEDQHRARSVKHRKISRSEREEDLEEGEILTKSDQSKVSDGGEGGSREASVDLSKSSENAQVSDDLRAKIRAMLMATL is encoded by the exons ATGGATCTCGAAGTTCTCGGCCGTCACGCGCTGTTCTTCGACGACGACGCTCTGGCGGCGTTTGTGAACTCACCTGAAGCACTTGTCGATTGGAATTCTCTCTCTATAGACCGTTACGATGTCCGTCACCTCCTTTCCTCTCCTCCGCCTCCTCGCAATCGCCGCCGTCTCAACCGTCGTTCTCCGTCGCCGGACGATGGTTCTCTCGAAGCGGAACTTGATCGTGAACGCTACCTCGATCTACCATCATCATCCGATAATGAACAAG GTTTAGAAAATGAAGCAGAAGTAGAGAAGCCTGGCAGCTATAATGCAGTCGCCTTCTCATATGGAGCTCCTAATGAATCCTCTGAACAAAAGAGTATCAACGAGGAATCAACTTTTTGTCCACCTTTTCCTGTGCCTGAACACTTACTTCAGAACCTG CCTCCAACAGAGAAGGTGCACCAGATTATTGCCAGGACTGCCATATTTGTGAGCAAACATGGTGCGCAATCAGAAATCGTTTTGAGAGTTAAACAAGGAGACAACCCAACATTTGGGTTCTTGCTACCAGATCATGATTTTCATCCTTACTTCAGATTTCTTGTTGATCGCCAAGAACTTCTAAAGTCAGATGTCGATGGAAAATCTATAGAGAGTAAAGCTGATGGCGATCTTAATCAGATGGGTGCTGGTGCATTGTCATTGCTTGGTTCTGTATATGGGTgtggagaagatgaagaaggTATGAATGAGGAAGCATTAACACTGACTAAAAAAGAAATTGACTTGGAGGGAGCTGTTAATGCTGAAAATATAACTGAACCCCCTGGatcagaacaaaaaaaaaattccctgAATGTAGGTGGAAAAGAGGAGGCCCTTTCAAAGCCGCCATCTGCTTCTTTCAAAGACAAGTCTcatgttattaaaaaaaatcgttCAATCAGTTTGGTTAGGAATGGAACAGCAATTGGGGTAAAGAAAGATGGTGATACCACAGGCTCCATTTCCTCAGCTTCTGATAAATTGCAGCCTTCCATTTCCTCTAGCATGTCCAAGGTTGAGCCACCTGTTGTGGAACCTCCCTCTGATTTGAAGAGAGTGGTTGATAAGATAGTTGAGTTCATACTTAGAAATGGGAAAGAATTGGAGGCCGTTCTTGTTCAGCAGGATACTAATCATGGGAGATTCCCATTTCTCCTACCATCCAATATATATCATCCTTACTATTTAAAAGCTCTCCAAAAAGCTAAAGAG CCAAGGATGGCTGGAAAGAGCTTCACTTCAGAGAAGCATGCTTCACTAGGGAATGGAACGGAGAAGAAAAGTGGAAACAAAGAAGGTGATACTGTGACCTCGGGTTCTGACATACCATATGAATCTGATaggaaagaaaaatttaaaatggtaaTTGGAAAGTCAAAGAAGGATGATAACGATCCATCTTCAAAAGCTTCCCAGTCACAAGTTGGAGTAAGTGTGGATGCAGCAGCTGCTATTCTTCAGGCCGCCACAAAAGGCATTAAGGATCCCAATTTAGAAATTCTCTTTAAGACAATAAATGGTATTGGTCAAGGTGGGAACAGCCTACTTTCATCTCGGCCTCAAAGTTCCAACCAGATGCTAGATCAAAATAAGGCTGCTGCAGCCACAACCAAGGTTGATTCCTCCGAAGCAAGCTTGACTAGGGAGCAGAAGCTAAAGGCTGAGAGACTGAAACGGGCAAAAATGTTTGCTGCAATGGTAAAAAGTGGTGCTGCACCAGCTAAGAGTGAAACATCACGTGGGTTATCTCTAGAACCGTCTGATTCTGGGATTTCTGGGTCAGATTCTCAGGCTGTGCAACTTCCCGGCAGAGAAAGGGAAGGTGATTCAGCTCCTGTGGAAATTGACACTAGTAGTGAAATCGAGAGAGCAGAAAAGAAACGATCTGCTGATGAACACAATGAACGGAGATCAAAGAGGAGCTACCGTTCTAGATCTAAAAGGGGTGAaggagaaggagaagaagaagaagatgatgtaGATGAAGAATTGAAAGAAGACAACAATCACAAACTTTCTAAGAAAAAAAGGCGATCCCATCATTCGTCTCGTAGCAGTAGGGATAGGCACAAGCACAGGAAAAGACACGCTTCTTCCAGGGACAGAGAATCTCAACACCGGCATAAGAATACTAGTGCTGTGGATGATGAGCATCAGCAGGATCAAGACAGTTTTTCAGACAATGAGCATAGGCGCACTAGACATAAGCACAGGCATGATAGTTCTTCAAATGATGAACCTGGGCATTCTAGACGGAGGCGGAGACATGACAACAGTTCCCCTTGTGATGAGGATAGACAAACTCGACGTAGGCACAAGTACTATGGCTCCTCTGATGATGAACGAACACACTCCAGCTATAGGCGTGATTCCAGTGATGATGAGCATTGGCAATACCAAGATCGGCATAAAGAAGGTAGGTCCTCAGATGATGAGGATCAGCATCGAGCCAGATCTGTAAAGCACAGAAAGATATCTCGGTCGGAAAGAGAGGAGGATTTGGAGGAGGGAGAGATCCTAACAAAATCTGATCAATCCAAAGTTAGCGATGGTGGTGAAGGTGGCAGTAGGGAAGCTTCTGTTGATTTATCAAAATCATCTGAAAATGCTCAAGTTTCTGATGACCTTAGAGCCAAGATCCGAGCCATGTTGATGGCGACCTTGTAA